From the genome of Streptomyces sp. NBC_01341, one region includes:
- a CDS encoding catalase, with product MEARVTQGPLTTEAGAPVADNQNSETAGPGGPVLVQDQALLEKLAHFNRERIPERVVHARGAGAYGTFTLTRDVSQWTRAKFLSEVGKQTETFLRFSTVAGNLGSADAARDPRGWALKFYTEEGNYDLVGNNTPVFFIKDAIKFPDFIHTQKRDPYTGSQEADNVWDFWGLSPESTHQVTWLFGDRGIPASYRHMNGYGSHTFQWNNEAGEVFWVKYHFKTDQGIKNLTTEEAVRLSGVDPDSHQRDLRESIERGDFPSWTVQVQIMPAAEAADYRFNPFDLTKVWPHEDYPPIEIGRLELNRNPENVFAEVEQSIFSPAHFVPGIGPSPDKMLQGRLFAYGDAHRYRVGINADHLPVNRPHATEARTNSRDGHLYDGRHKGAKNYEPNSFGGPNQTDRPLWQPVPVTGGSGNHEAPVHSEDNDFVQAGNLYRLYSDDEKARLIDNLAGFIAKVSRDDIADRAINNFRQADGDFGKRLEAAVQALRG from the coding sequence ATGGAGGCGCGCGTGACGCAGGGACCGCTCACCACGGAGGCCGGGGCACCGGTGGCCGACAACCAGAACAGCGAGACCGCCGGCCCGGGGGGACCGGTCCTCGTCCAGGACCAGGCGCTCCTGGAGAAGCTCGCGCACTTCAACCGGGAGCGCATTCCGGAGCGCGTCGTCCACGCACGTGGCGCCGGCGCCTACGGCACGTTCACGCTGACCCGTGACGTATCGCAGTGGACCCGGGCGAAGTTCCTCTCGGAGGTCGGGAAGCAGACCGAGACCTTCCTCCGCTTCTCCACGGTGGCGGGCAACCTCGGCTCCGCCGACGCGGCGCGGGACCCCCGTGGCTGGGCGCTGAAGTTCTACACCGAAGAGGGCAATTACGACCTCGTCGGCAACAACACCCCGGTGTTCTTCATCAAGGACGCCATCAAGTTCCCCGACTTCATCCACACCCAGAAGCGCGACCCGTACACCGGCTCGCAGGAGGCGGACAACGTCTGGGACTTCTGGGGCCTCTCGCCCGAGTCCACGCACCAGGTGACCTGGCTGTTCGGCGACCGCGGCATCCCGGCCTCCTACCGTCACATGAACGGTTACGGCTCGCACACCTTCCAGTGGAACAACGAGGCCGGCGAGGTCTTCTGGGTCAAGTACCACTTCAAGACCGACCAGGGCATCAAGAACCTCACCACCGAGGAGGCCGTCCGCCTCTCCGGCGTCGACCCGGACAGCCACCAGCGTGATCTCCGCGAGTCCATCGAGCGGGGCGACTTCCCGAGCTGGACCGTGCAGGTCCAGATCATGCCCGCGGCCGAGGCCGCGGACTACCGCTTCAACCCCTTCGACCTCACCAAGGTGTGGCCGCACGAGGACTACCCGCCGATCGAGATCGGCAGGCTGGAGCTCAACCGCAACCCGGAGAACGTCTTCGCCGAGGTCGAGCAGTCGATCTTCAGCCCGGCGCACTTCGTGCCCGGCATCGGTCCGTCCCCGGACAAGATGCTCCAGGGCCGCCTCTTCGCGTACGGCGACGCCCACCGCTACCGCGTCGGCATCAACGCCGACCACCTGCCGGTGAACCGTCCCCACGCCACCGAGGCGCGCACCAACAGCCGGGACGGCCACCTCTACGACGGCCGCCACAAGGGTGCGAAGAACTACGAGCCGAACAGCTTCGGCGGCCCGAACCAGACCGACCGGCCGCTCTGGCAGCCCGTGCCCGTCACCGGCGGCTCGGGCAACCACGAGGCGCCGGTCCACTCCGAGGACAACGACTTCGTGCAGGCGGGCAACCTGTACCGGCTGTACTCGGACGACGAGAAGGCCCGGCTGATCGACAACCTCGCCGGGTTCATCGCCAAGGTCTCGCGCGACGACATCGCCGACCGCGCGATCAACAACTTCCGTCAGGCGGACGGAGACTTCGGCAAGCGACTGGAGGCCGCGGTCCAGGCCCTGCGCGGCTAG
- a CDS encoding Fur family transcriptional regulator — protein sequence MSDLLERLRGRGWRMTAQRRVVAEVLEGDHVHLTADEVHARAVTLLPEISRATVYNTLGEMVSLGEVIEVSTDRRAKRYDPNAHRPHQHLVCGRCGAIRDVHPSGNPMADLPAEERFGFTVSDVEVTYRGVCPNCATTV from the coding sequence ATGAGTGACCTCCTGGAACGACTTCGTGGACGCGGCTGGCGAATGACGGCTCAGCGGCGCGTCGTGGCCGAGGTCCTCGAGGGGGACCACGTGCACCTGACAGCGGACGAGGTTCACGCGAGGGCCGTCACCCTGCTTCCGGAGATCTCCCGCGCCACCGTGTACAACACGCTGGGCGAGATGGTCTCCCTCGGCGAGGTCATCGAGGTCTCCACCGACCGCCGGGCCAAGCGGTACGACCCGAACGCCCACCGCCCCCACCAGCACCTGGTGTGCGGACGCTGCGGCGCTATCCGCGACGTGCACCCGTCCGGCAACCCGATGGCGGACCTGCCGGCCGAAGAACGTTTCGGCTTCACGGTCTCGGACGTCGAAGTGACCTACCGCGGCGTCTGCCCGAACTGCGCCACCACCGTCTGA
- a CDS encoding tetratricopeptide repeat protein, with amino-acid sequence MVFMGDRATLLETGRFVQRRGRTAENVADAAFAAAVAEPSAGAREAAAIVVDLDEPSAAAPGTESAGAAGSTDTADTADHSDETEARHRRAAEAGDAGSMSVLGALLLRRGDLDGAETYLRAATAEGDRAAANNLGVLLHQRGYPDEAAGWWRIAAVAGSAAAAHALGRHFRERGDEPGAEYWLRQSAEQGHALGAYALADLLEHRGDVGAERWLRAAAEQGHREAAYRLARAVERNAVGDVYDTLGPGRVLGGGVPPERPVTGPPVKRDSPVAGPDAGRVGEAEQWYRQAAARGHRRAALHLGAILEQRGELKEAGRWYLTAAKQGEPRAACALGFLLRDAGDEESAAVWWLRAAQDGDGNAANALGALHAARGEQQTAERWYRAAMDAGDVNGAYNLGLLCAAQDRIPQAEQWYRRAAYAGHREAANALAVLLLQAGDASGAEPWFSKAAEAGSVDAAFNLGILHAGRDEDRTAFGWYQRAAAAGHTDAALQVGMALLRDGEEQEAERHLRCAAGGGSAEAAFRLAGVLDLRQPAPGPPALGEPMPEKTECEEWYERAAEQGHRRAQVRAGMLAAARGDMESAARWYREAAESGSRNGAFNLGLLLAREGSEREAALWWSRAANDGHGRAALRLALLAARRGELTEGQRWCARAVELGPAEVAERAARLLEALHQELTA; translated from the coding sequence ATGGTATTTATGGGGGACAGGGCAACTCTGTTGGAGACAGGGCGGTTTGTGCAGCGACGCGGCCGGACGGCGGAAAACGTGGCAGATGCGGCATTCGCCGCTGCCGTGGCCGAGCCCTCCGCGGGTGCCCGCGAGGCCGCCGCCATCGTCGTGGACCTCGACGAGCCGAGTGCCGCCGCACCCGGCACCGAGAGCGCGGGCGCGGCCGGGAGCACCGACACCGCGGACACCGCGGACCACTCCGACGAGACCGAGGCGCGGCACCGGCGTGCCGCCGAGGCCGGCGACGCCGGGTCGATGAGCGTGCTCGGTGCCCTCCTGCTGCGCCGCGGCGACCTGGACGGCGCCGAGACCTACCTGCGCGCGGCCACGGCCGAAGGCGACCGGGCCGCGGCCAACAACCTGGGTGTCCTCCTCCATCAGCGTGGCTACCCGGACGAGGCGGCGGGCTGGTGGCGCATCGCCGCCGTGGCGGGCTCCGCCGCCGCCGCGCACGCACTCGGGCGCCACTTCCGTGAGCGCGGTGACGAGCCCGGAGCCGAGTACTGGCTGCGCCAGTCCGCCGAGCAGGGTCACGCGCTGGGCGCGTACGCCCTCGCCGACCTGCTGGAGCACCGGGGCGACGTGGGCGCCGAGCGCTGGCTGCGCGCCGCCGCGGAGCAGGGCCACCGCGAGGCCGCGTACCGCCTGGCGCGGGCGGTCGAGCGCAACGCGGTCGGCGACGTGTACGACACCCTCGGTCCGGGGCGCGTCCTGGGCGGGGGAGTGCCGCCGGAGCGGCCGGTGACGGGCCCGCCGGTGAAGCGGGACAGCCCCGTCGCGGGCCCCGACGCCGGCCGGGTCGGTGAGGCCGAGCAGTGGTACCGGCAGGCCGCCGCGCGGGGACACCGCCGGGCGGCCCTCCATCTCGGAGCCATCCTCGAACAGCGAGGGGAGCTGAAGGAGGCCGGCCGCTGGTATCTCACCGCCGCCAAGCAGGGCGAGCCCCGGGCGGCGTGCGCCCTGGGCTTCCTGCTGCGCGACGCGGGTGACGAGGAGAGCGCGGCCGTGTGGTGGCTGCGTGCGGCCCAGGACGGCGACGGCAACGCCGCCAACGCGCTGGGCGCGCTGCACGCCGCACGAGGCGAGCAGCAGACGGCCGAGCGCTGGTACCGGGCCGCCATGGACGCGGGGGACGTCAACGGCGCCTACAACCTCGGACTGCTCTGCGCCGCCCAGGACCGGATCCCGCAGGCGGAACAGTGGTACCGCCGTGCCGCCTACGCCGGTCACCGGGAGGCGGCCAACGCACTGGCCGTGCTGTTGCTCCAGGCCGGGGACGCGAGCGGGGCGGAGCCGTGGTTCTCCAAGGCGGCCGAAGCGGGCAGCGTGGACGCCGCGTTCAACCTCGGCATCCTGCACGCGGGCCGCGACGAGGACCGTACGGCCTTCGGCTGGTACCAGCGGGCGGCGGCGGCCGGGCACACCGACGCCGCGCTGCAGGTGGGCATGGCCCTGCTGCGGGACGGCGAGGAGCAGGAGGCCGAGCGTCATCTGCGCTGCGCTGCCGGCGGTGGCAGTGCCGAGGCCGCCTTCCGGCTGGCCGGAGTGCTCGACCTTCGCCAGCCCGCGCCGGGGCCTCCCGCGCTGGGGGAGCCGATGCCGGAGAAGACCGAGTGCGAGGAGTGGTACGAGAGGGCGGCCGAGCAGGGGCACCGCCGCGCCCAGGTGCGGGCCGGGATGCTCGCGGCCGCACGCGGGGACATGGAGAGCGCCGCGCGCTGGTACCGCGAGGCCGCAGAGTCGGGCAGCCGCAACGGTGCCTTCAACCTCGGCCTGCTGCTCGCCCGTGAGGGCAGTGAGCGTGAAGCCGCCCTGTGGTGGAGCCGCGCAGCGAACGACGGGCACGGCCGGGCCGCCCTGCGCCTCGCGCTGCTCGCCGCACGCCGGGGTGAGCTCACCGAGGGGCAGCGCTGGTGTGCCCGAGCGGTCGAGCTGGGACCTGCCGAGGTGGCCGAGCGGGCCGCCCGGCTGCTTGAGGCGCTGCACCAGGAGCTCACCGCGTGA
- a CDS encoding UPF0182 family membrane protein, giving the protein MPDRGGGPTGPRIRVGRPSRRVRTLLMTLGVLAVLAMAFVMFAGFWTDWLWYRSVEYSSVFTTTLWTKIGLFLVFGLLMAVALGVNIWLAHRLRPPLSAMSMEQQSLDRYRMSVAPYKKWVLLAVTALVGLIAGASASGQWRTWLMYVNGVPFGQKDPQFKLDVSFYAFDLPWYRFLLGFGFAAVVLSLIAAALTHYLYGGLRVTSPGARATGAATGHLSVLLGIFVSLKAVAYWLDRYGLAVKSSDFKATDNWTGLRYVDANAYLPAKTILFCIAVICAVLFFATLWRRTWQLPVIGFGLMVLSAILIGGLYPAIVQKFQVQPNEQAKEAPFIRKNIDATRDAYDIDDAKVDDYSGKSTTTDGAKLRADADAAASYRVMDPNVVSPAFQQLQQKRNYYQFPKTLDVDRYKGEDGKEQDTVIGLRELNLEGLPKRNWINDHFTYTHGYGAIAARGTTTGTNPTGSPDFTESGLPTTGELPKYEQQIYYGEKTEQYSIVGGPQKELDYEEDGEKTTSYKGDSGVSLSSAFNRAAYAVSFSEPQILYSGAIGDGSRILYNRTPKERVEAVAPWLTIDGDAYPAVVGGRIQWVVDAYTTTNGYPYASRTTLGDTTADSLTTNQRAVVAQQNQVNYIRNSVKATVDAYDGKVKLYEWDTEDPVLKTWRKAFPGTVKSRADIPKDLMDHLRYPQDLFKVQRELLTRYHVQNPAQFYSGSDAWQVPDDPTNKEPGAVPPYYLSMRMPGQDTQKFSLTTTFTPKGRPDLGAFMAVDADAASDDYGTIRLLRVTTTVKGPGQVQSELNGNDDVAEFVRNLKGTDSDIEYGNLLTVPLDGGFLYIEPVYTRGGTQNYPLLRKVAASYGSKIVFENSLGEALNAVFGVQGPDTTNPPTQPTEPPGDTTEPPATGDAALKKAIADAQKAYTAGEEALQKQDWTAYGKAQAELQDALRKAAAAQPKGGADGVDSSDGSGGEGADQGS; this is encoded by the coding sequence ATGCCGGACCGCGGCGGAGGCCCGACCGGGCCACGGATCAGAGTCGGCCGCCCGTCCCGGCGCGTCCGTACCCTGCTCATGACTCTGGGGGTCCTGGCGGTTCTCGCCATGGCCTTCGTCATGTTCGCTGGGTTCTGGACGGACTGGCTCTGGTACAGGTCGGTCGAGTATTCGTCCGTCTTCACCACCACTCTGTGGACCAAGATCGGACTGTTCCTCGTCTTCGGACTGCTGATGGCTGTGGCCCTCGGAGTGAACATCTGGCTCGCGCACCGGCTCCGGCCGCCGCTGAGCGCGATGTCGATGGAGCAGCAGAGCCTCGACCGCTACCGGATGAGCGTCGCCCCGTACAAGAAATGGGTCCTGCTCGCCGTCACCGCGCTCGTCGGCCTGATCGCCGGGGCCTCGGCCTCGGGACAGTGGCGTACCTGGCTGATGTATGTGAACGGCGTGCCGTTCGGGCAGAAGGACCCCCAGTTCAAGCTGGACGTGTCCTTCTACGCCTTCGACCTGCCGTGGTACCGCTTCCTCCTCGGGTTCGGCTTCGCGGCCGTCGTGCTGTCGCTGATCGCGGCGGCGCTCACCCACTACCTGTACGGCGGACTGCGGGTCACCAGCCCCGGCGCGCGCGCCACGGGGGCGGCCACCGGCCATCTCTCCGTGCTGCTCGGCATCTTCGTGTCACTGAAGGCCGTGGCCTACTGGCTCGACAGGTACGGCCTGGCGGTGAAGTCCAGCGACTTCAAGGCCACGGACAACTGGACGGGCCTGCGATACGTCGACGCCAACGCCTACCTGCCGGCGAAGACCATCCTGTTCTGCATCGCCGTGATCTGCGCCGTGCTGTTCTTCGCGACGCTCTGGCGGCGCACCTGGCAGCTGCCGGTGATCGGCTTCGGCCTGATGGTGCTCTCCGCGATCCTGATCGGCGGGCTCTACCCGGCGATCGTGCAGAAGTTCCAGGTCCAGCCGAACGAGCAGGCCAAGGAAGCGCCGTTCATCCGTAAGAACATCGACGCGACACGTGATGCCTACGACATCGACGACGCGAAGGTGGACGACTACTCAGGCAAGAGCACGACGACGGACGGGGCCAAGCTCCGGGCCGACGCCGACGCTGCCGCCAGTTACCGGGTGATGGACCCCAACGTCGTCTCCCCGGCCTTCCAGCAGCTCCAGCAGAAGAGGAACTACTACCAGTTCCCCAAGACGCTGGACGTCGACCGGTACAAGGGTGAGGACGGCAAGGAGCAGGACACCGTCATCGGCCTGCGTGAGCTGAACCTCGAAGGTCTCCCCAAGCGGAACTGGATCAACGACCACTTCACGTACACCCACGGCTACGGCGCCATCGCGGCGCGGGGCACCACGACGGGCACGAACCCGACTGGCTCACCGGACTTCACCGAGTCGGGCCTCCCGACCACCGGTGAACTGCCGAAGTACGAGCAGCAGATCTACTACGGCGAGAAGACCGAGCAGTACTCCATCGTCGGAGGGCCCCAGAAGGAGCTCGACTACGAGGAGGACGGCGAGAAGACCACCAGCTACAAGGGCGACAGCGGGGTCAGTCTCTCCAGCGCCTTCAACCGCGCCGCCTACGCGGTCTCCTTCAGCGAGCCGCAGATACTGTATTCGGGAGCCATCGGCGACGGTTCGCGGATCCTGTACAACCGCACTCCCAAGGAACGCGTCGAAGCGGTGGCGCCCTGGCTGACGATCGACGGCGACGCCTACCCGGCGGTCGTCGGCGGCCGGATCCAGTGGGTCGTCGACGCCTACACCACGACCAACGGCTATCCGTACGCCTCGCGTACGACGCTCGGCGACACCACGGCCGACTCGCTGACCACCAACCAGCGTGCGGTCGTCGCCCAGCAGAACCAGGTCAACTACATCCGCAACTCGGTGAAGGCCACCGTCGACGCGTACGACGGCAAGGTGAAGCTCTACGAGTGGGACACCGAGGACCCGGTGCTCAAGACGTGGCGCAAGGCATTCCCGGGGACCGTGAAGTCGCGGGCGGACATCCCGAAGGACCTGATGGACCACCTGCGGTACCCGCAGGACCTGTTCAAGGTCCAGCGGGAGCTGCTCACGCGCTACCACGTCCAGAACCCCGCGCAGTTCTACAGCGGAAGCGACGCCTGGCAGGTGCCGGACGACCCCACCAACAAGGAGCCGGGGGCCGTTCCGCCGTATTACCTGAGCATGAGGATGCCGGGTCAGGACACGCAGAAGTTCTCCCTGACCACGACCTTCACACCGAAGGGGCGTCCCGACCTGGGGGCGTTCATGGCGGTGGACGCGGACGCGGCCAGTGACGACTACGGCACGATAAGACTGTTGAGAGTCACCACCACGGTGAAGGGCCCGGGTCAGGTCCAGAGTGAGCTCAACGGCAACGACGACGTCGCCGAGTTCGTGAGGAACCTCAAGGGCACCGACTCGGACATCGAGTACGGCAACCTGCTCACCGTGCCGCTGGACGGGGGCTTCCTCTACATCGAGCCGGTGTACACGCGCGGTGGCACGCAGAACTACCCGCTGCTGCGCAAGGTTGCCGCCTCGTACGGGTCGAAGATCGTCTTCGAGAACAGTCTCGGGGAGGCGCTCAACGCGGTCTTCGGGGTCCAGGGTCCCGATACGACGAACCCGCCGACGCAGCCGACCGAGCCACCGGGCGACACCACGGAGCCCCCGGCCACCGGGGACGCGGCGCTGAAGAAGGCCATCGCGGACGCCCAGAAGGCCTACACGGCCGGCGAGGAGGCCCTGCAGAAGCAGGACTGGACCGCGTACGGCAAGGCGCAGGCGGAACTCCAGGACGCGCTCAGGAAGGCGGCGGCGGCCCAGCCCAAGGGCGGCGCCGACGGCGTGGACTCGTCGGACGGCTCCGGCGGCGAGGGTGCTGACCAGGGCAGCTGA
- a CDS encoding PPA1309 family protein: protein MPNVSPSGPPMAASPLTVAVLEIDAYAATLGWDQPARLFALVDTARLRAQEPGLAAQLGLDDTAAVPATLTPVEQEELPDGTALDEFLATIAWPDAVVGCAMTVERLMLPPSAEASVPEGLGDADLTKWVAGHPDRQEVRMTVAVLRDGARDSAVRLREKDSATEVLTGAGLVPGLADALAATFES, encoded by the coding sequence ATGCCCAACGTTTCCCCCTCAGGCCCCCCGATGGCCGCGAGTCCTCTCACCGTCGCCGTCCTCGAGATCGACGCCTATGCCGCGACCCTCGGCTGGGACCAGCCCGCCCGGCTGTTCGCCCTGGTCGACACCGCGCGGCTGCGCGCCCAGGAGCCGGGCCTCGCCGCCCAGCTCGGCCTCGACGACACCGCTGCGGTGCCCGCCACCCTCACCCCCGTCGAGCAGGAGGAGCTGCCCGATGGCACAGCGCTGGACGAATTCCTCGCCACGATCGCCTGGCCCGACGCCGTGGTCGGCTGCGCCATGACCGTGGAGCGGCTGATGCTGCCGCCGTCCGCGGAGGCCTCCGTACCGGAGGGCCTCGGCGACGCCGATCTCACCAAGTGGGTCGCCGGCCACCCCGACCGGCAGGAGGTGCGGATGACCGTGGCCGTGCTGCGCGACGGAGCCCGCGACTCCGCGGTCAGGCTGCGCGAGAAGGACTCCGCGACCGAGGTCCTCACCGGCGCCGGTCTGGTCCCCGGACTGGCCGACGCGCTCGCGGCCACGTTCGAGTCCTGA
- a CDS encoding YlbL family protein: protein MPRRTATMLASTLILIALLCAGVLIPVPYSEMSPGPTVNTLGDARGEPVLHITGHKTYPTSGNLNMTTVRVTGADYDMNIVEAVYGWLAHDSVVVPHDTLYPDGKTEEQSTQENAEEFSQSQESAKVAALEELKIPVTSRVVVSTVVKDSAAEGVLHAGDVIKAVDGTAVEKPEDVAKLVTKHRPGQDVVFTVVPVKAAAAAEKAGKEPKGSHDVTLTTRKAPADPADPSGEDRAIVGIQAGTDHTFPFDVDIKLADVGGPSAGLMFSLGIIDKLTPGKLTGGKFIAGTGTIDDSGKVGPIGGITLKLVGARDAGARYFLTPDDNCSAAASDTPSGLTLVRVKTLDDAKKSLEKISAGDTAGLPSCSAG, encoded by the coding sequence ATGCCACGCCGCACCGCGACGATGCTCGCTTCGACTCTCATCCTGATCGCGCTGCTCTGCGCAGGCGTGCTGATTCCCGTGCCGTACTCGGAGATGTCTCCCGGGCCGACCGTGAACACGCTCGGTGACGCCCGTGGCGAGCCGGTGCTGCACATCACCGGCCACAAGACCTACCCGACGTCCGGGAACCTCAACATGACGACCGTCCGCGTCACCGGCGCGGACTACGACATGAACATCGTCGAGGCCGTCTACGGGTGGCTGGCCCACGACAGCGTGGTCGTGCCGCACGACACGCTCTATCCGGACGGCAAGACCGAGGAGCAGTCGACCCAGGAGAACGCCGAGGAGTTCAGCCAGTCCCAGGAGAGCGCCAAGGTCGCCGCGCTGGAGGAGCTGAAGATCCCCGTCACCTCCCGTGTGGTCGTCTCGACGGTGGTCAAGGACAGTGCCGCGGAAGGCGTGCTGCACGCGGGCGACGTGATCAAGGCCGTGGACGGTACGGCGGTGGAGAAGCCCGAGGACGTCGCGAAGCTGGTCACGAAGCACCGGCCCGGCCAGGACGTCGTCTTCACGGTCGTCCCCGTCAAGGCGGCGGCAGCGGCGGAGAAGGCGGGTAAGGAGCCCAAGGGCTCCCACGACGTGACCCTCACCACCCGCAAGGCGCCGGCGGACCCGGCGGACCCCTCGGGCGAGGACCGGGCGATCGTCGGCATCCAGGCGGGGACCGACCACACCTTCCCGTTCGATGTCGACATCAAGCTGGCCGACGTCGGTGGTCCGAGCGCAGGGCTGATGTTCTCGCTGGGCATCATCGACAAGCTCACACCGGGCAAGCTGACGGGCGGCAAGTTCATCGCCGGCACGGGCACGATCGACGACAGCGGCAAGGTCGGACCGATCGGCGGGATCACCCTCAAGCTGGTCGGCGCGCGCGACGCCGGCGCGCGGTACTTCCTGACGCCGGACGACAACTGCTCGGCCGCGGCCTCCGACACCCCGAGCGGACTCACCCTGGTGCGGGTGAAGACCCTCGACGACGCCAAGAAGTCGCTGGAGAAGATCAGCGCGGGGGACACGGCCGGCCTGCCGAGCTGCTCGGCAGGCTGA
- a CDS encoding molybdenum cofactor biosynthesis protein MoaE translates to MARTHDHPGEQAAQDPIRLLDIRDTPLSVDEVFRAVGDDAAGGMALFVGTVRNHDDGQDVGSLGYSCHPTAGEALRRVAEKVVAEFPVRALAAVHRVGELGVGDLAVVVAVSCAHRGEAFEACRTLIDDLKHEVPIWKHQRFSDGTEEWVGAC, encoded by the coding sequence ATGGCACGTACTCACGATCACCCCGGCGAGCAGGCCGCCCAGGACCCCATCCGGCTTCTGGACATCCGTGACACGCCGCTCTCCGTCGACGAGGTCTTCCGCGCAGTGGGGGACGACGCCGCCGGAGGCATGGCCCTGTTCGTCGGCACGGTGCGCAACCACGACGACGGGCAGGACGTCGGCTCGCTCGGATACTCCTGTCATCCGACGGCCGGCGAGGCGCTCCGCCGGGTGGCCGAGAAGGTCGTGGCGGAGTTCCCGGTGCGGGCCCTGGCCGCCGTCCACCGGGTGGGTGAACTGGGTGTCGGCGATCTGGCCGTGGTCGTCGCCGTCTCGTGCGCCCATCGGGGTGAGGCCTTCGAGGCCTGCCGCACGCTGATCGACGACCTCAAGCACGAGGTCCCGATCTGGAAACACCAGCGTTTCTCCGACGGGACCGAGGAGTGGGTCGGCGCCTGCTGA
- a CDS encoding SDR family oxidoreductase has translation MSSPDPQVRAARNLADPSTESKPTKKNSRSRGPVVAVTGAATGVGALLTAHLAASDEIKQVIAIDERRGDVSEATWHILDVRDPAIAEKLRGADVVVHMAVDLDLETDAAARTAFNVRGTQTVLTAAAAVGVHRVVLCTSAMVYGALPDNDIPLSEDAELRATAEATGVGDLLEIERLGRRAPRAHPGLNVTVVRPTVLVGGTDTALTRYFESPRLLVVAGSRPAWQFCHVDDLVSALEYAALEKIEGEFAVGCDGWLEQEEVEELSGVRRMELPSAVALGAAARLHRIGLTPSPAGDLAYTMHPWVVSVSRLHDVGWRPRWTNEEVLGALLEEVEGRHTLAGRRLGRKDATAAGAAGATVALLGTAALVRRARKARRRF, from the coding sequence GTGAGTTCCCCAGATCCACAGGTTCGCGCAGCGCGAAACCTGGCCGACCCCTCGACCGAGAGCAAGCCCACGAAAAAGAATTCCCGAAGCCGCGGTCCCGTCGTCGCCGTCACCGGCGCCGCAACCGGAGTCGGCGCGCTGCTCACCGCCCACCTCGCCGCATCCGACGAGATCAAGCAGGTCATCGCCATAGACGAGCGCCGAGGAGACGTCTCCGAGGCCACCTGGCACATCCTGGACGTACGGGACCCGGCCATCGCCGAGAAGCTGCGGGGTGCGGACGTCGTCGTGCACATGGCGGTCGATCTCGACCTGGAGACCGACGCCGCCGCCCGCACCGCGTTCAACGTGCGCGGTACCCAGACCGTGCTGACGGCGGCAGCGGCCGTGGGTGTCCACCGGGTCGTGCTGTGCACGTCGGCGATGGTCTACGGCGCCCTGCCCGACAACGACATCCCGCTCTCCGAGGACGCCGAGCTGCGTGCCACGGCGGAGGCAACCGGCGTCGGCGACCTGCTGGAGATCGAGAGGCTGGGCCGCCGGGCTCCCCGTGCCCACCCCGGGCTCAACGTCACGGTGGTGCGTCCCACCGTCCTGGTCGGCGGCACGGACACGGCACTCACCCGGTACTTCGAGTCCCCGAGGCTGCTGGTCGTCGCCGGATCACGCCCGGCCTGGCAGTTCTGCCACGTGGACGACCTGGTGAGCGCCCTGGAGTACGCCGCGCTCGAAAAGATCGAGGGAGAGTTCGCGGTCGGCTGCGACGGCTGGCTCGAGCAGGAGGAGGTGGAGGAGCTCTCCGGCGTGCGCCGCATGGAGCTGCCCTCCGCCGTCGCCCTCGGCGCCGCCGCCCGGCTGCACCGGATCGGCCTCACGCCCTCCCCGGCCGGCGATCTCGCGTACACCATGCACCCCTGGGTCGTCAGCGTGAGCCGGCTCCACGACGTGGGATGGCGTCCCCGGTGGACCAACGAGGAAGTCCTGGGGGCGCTCCTCGAAGAGGTCGAGGGCCGCCACACGCTCGCCGGCCGCCGGCTCGGCCGCAAGGACGCCACCGCGGCGGGTGCCGCCGGGGCCACGGTCGCCCTGCTCGGCACGGCAGCCCTGGTCAGGCGGGCCCGGAAGGCCCGTCGCCGCTTCTAG